In Ostrea edulis chromosome 4, xbOstEdul1.1, whole genome shotgun sequence, a single window of DNA contains:
- the LOC125672920 gene encoding uncharacterized protein LOC125672920, producing the protein MSSQVLSKTTVAPNSNGSTSLTERKSDNDTTAMHATSEVSPPQVLLKTAVALVSNGDGNCYECNILFDEGAQRTFICQRFANTLDYISLGVEELHITGFGDKKLVRHVEKIRIDVHTQDHHSINMETVIVPEIAAPIEMCMKDVCKLPYIRNLKLAHRIPVNDKFEVQLLIGADYYWSFVEDNVIRGNGPIAVKSKLGYLLSGPTNRKSTYQGASTAALRILSHRENVEYDLERFWKLETLGISTEENDESMDAKIKHYQENNIYFRDNKYYTILPWKNEYPELPTNENIAKMRTANVVKCLAREPKMLEIYGDIIRDQESRGFVEKVPTEEISTKKQIHYIPHHPVKKDSITTPIRIVYDCSCRQDGSSPSLNDCLSSDPPILNELTGILTRFRAKKYGISTDIEKAFLQINLDENDKDVTRFFWLENPRNPNSALIAYRFRFVLFGATCSPFILSATLMKHVSDNPSETADTIQRDIYVDNILTSVNTEDDARKFFHESRKLLSDAGFNLRSWASNSTVLQETAKTEAVIDQDLETKILGMRWDPEQDILTFAKKVSNTESRFISKREILRQSLSIFDPLGLLGPVTIRAKLLMQQLWKQKLSWDEILPKHIHSEWIDMSRDIQSALAETKLPRHFFNESTQNHPSTLHVFVDASEIAYGACVYIYNGENATLIIAKNRVAPLKNITLPRLELMAAVIGARLANNVQQSICLDLIQ; encoded by the coding sequence ATGTCGTCACAAGTTTTATCGAAAACTACAGTGGCCCCGAATTCTAATGGTTCTACTAGTCTTACGGAAAGGAAATCCGATAATGATACCACGGCAATGCACGCTACTTCGGAGGTGTCGCCACCTCAAGTTTTATTGAAAACTGCAGTTGCTTTGGTTTCTAACGGTGACGGAAATTGTTACGAATGTAACATTTTATTCGATGAAGGAGCACAGAGAACATTTATTTGCCAAAGATTCGCAAACACGTTGGATTATATATCGTTAGGAGTCGAGGAACTTCACATAACTGGATTCGGTGATAAGAAGCTAGTCAGACATGTGGAGAAAATTCGTATTGATGTACATACTCAAGACCACCACAGCATTAATATGGAAACTGTTATTGTACCGGAAATAGCAGCTCCGATTGAAATGTGTATGAAGGACGTTTGCAAGCTACCGTACATCAGGAATTTGAAGTTAGCACACCGTATACCTGTCAACGACAAATTCGAAGTTCAATTATTAATCGGCGCGGATTACTACTGGAGTTTTGTGGAAGACAATGTTATACGCGGCAATGGCCCGATTGCCGTCAAATCAAAGTTAGGATATCTTCTATCCGGACCTACAAACAGGAAATCTACATACCAAGGAGCGTCAACGGCTGCGTTGCGTATCTTATCACATCGAGAAAATGTGGAATACGATTTGGAAAGGTTCTGGAAATTGGAGACGTTAGGCATATCGACAGAAGAAAACGACGAAAGTATGGATGCGAAAATTAAGCATTAtcaagaaaataatatatacttCCGGGACaataaatattatacaattttGCCATGGAAAAATGAATATCCGGAACTACCAACAAACGAGAACATTGCAAAAATGAGAACAGCAAACGTTGTGAAGTGCCTAGCGAGAGAGCCAAAAATGCTAGAAATATACGGAGATATCATTAGAGACCAAGAGAGTCGTGGTTTTGTGGAAAAAGTGCCTACAGAAGAAATTTCTACTAAAAAACAGATACATTATATTCCTCACCATCCAGTGAAAAAAGATTCCATCACAACGCCGATACGGATAGTTTATGACTGTAGTTGTAGACAAGATGGCTCATCACCAAGTCTGAATGATTGTCTATCATCTGACCCACCTATCCTGAACGAGTTAACGGGAATTTTGACACGTTTTCGCGCAAAGAAATACGGAATTTCAACGGACATCGAAAAGGCGTTTCTTCAAATAAATCTGGACGAGAACGACAAAGATGTGACTAGATTTTTCTGGTTGGAAAATCCACGAAATCCAAACAGTGCACTCATTGCGTATAGATTTAGATTTGTTTTATTTGGAGCAACTTGTTCGCCATTCATATTGAGTGCAACACTGATGAAACACGTTTCAGATAATCCTTCGGAAACAGCGGATACCATACAACGGGACATTTATGTTGACAACATACTAACAAGTGTTAACACAGAAGATGATGCTCGGAAATTTTTTCACGAATCGCGAAAATTGTTGTCCGACGCTGGATTTAACTTACGTTCTTGGGCCTCCAACAGCACAGTTCTTCAAGAAACAGCGAAAACAGAAGCAGTTATTGATCAAGACTTAGAGACAAAAATTCTTGGAATGCGATGGGATCCAGAACAGGACATACTAACATTTGCTAAGAAAGTCAGTAACACAGAGTCAAGATTTATCAGCAAGCGTGAAATACTACGTCAATCATTATCTATATTTGACCCACTTGGACTTCTCGGACCGGTTACGATAAGGGCAAAACTGTTGATGCAACAACTTTGGAAGCAAAAACTGTCATGGGATGAGATATTACCGAAACACATACATTCGGAATGGATTGATATGTCACGAGATATACAATCGGCATTAGCGGAAACTAAACTCCCTCGACATTTTTTCAACGAATCGACTCAAAATCACCCATCTACGCTACATGTGTTCGTGGATGCGAGTGAAATAGCATATGGAGCGTGTGTGTATATTTACAACGGAGAAAATGCAACATTGATAATAGCAAAAAACAGGGTTGCGCCTTTGAAAAACATCACTCTTCCTAGGCTGGAACTGATGGCCGCTGTCATAGGAGCCAGATTAGCAAACAATGTTCAACAAAGTATATGCCTAGATTTGATTCAGTAA